ATTTCATGGAAAAGCTGGTGGATGGCGATCAGGCGGCGAATAATGGTGGCTGGCAGTGGAGTGCTTCTAGTGGCATGGACCCGAAACCGTTGCGGATTTTTAATCCGGCTTCGCAGGCGCGGAAATATGACAAGGATGGCGAATATATCCGGCGCTGGATTCCAGAATTAGCAGGCTTGACTACGGCGGAGCTGCTGAGTGGCAATATTACGCCGCAACAATGCAAGGAGCGTGGTTACCCCATGCCGATCGTTGATCATGCGGTGCAGCAACGGGAGTTTAAGCGCAGGTATGGCGAGGCAAAAGAAAGCCTTTAGTAATTAGTAATTAATTATTAATCTTTCATAGACCTTCATAGACAGGACTTATGCAGACGGAGATACAGCAGTTTGCGATATATAGGGGTGACCTTACCCCACAAACGAATTCACACATTTGAGGATTTCCACCGCCGTAAACGGCTTATTAATATAGGCATTTACGCCCAACTTCGCCGCCTCATCCCGGTGTCTCTGCCCCGAACGCGAAGTCAAAAACACTACGGGCAGATTGTGCCAGCGTTGATCGTCTCGTACTGCTTGCAGGAGGCCAAACCCATTCAGTCGCGGCATTTCAATATCTGAAATCAATAGCTTGAGATTATTAGAAGAACCACTCACTATATCCAAGGCTTCCTTACCATCCCGACAGGAGATCACATCATAGCCACTTTGCTTGAGGATACGTTCCAACAATCGCCGCGTGGCCACTGAATCTTCCGCGATCACGATCGAAGGTGGCTGGTTCTTGGCAATGCTACGCAATGAAGGTGGGGTTTTCTTACCAATCGCATAGGCGCGATCGAGCTTAACAATTTCGCTCGGCACAATTACTGGCACCGCTCGACCTGTACCCAAAATTGCACAGCCAGACAGATAAGAAGGCATTGGCAGAGTATTATCAAATGGTTTGATGATTAATTCTCGTTGTTCCAAGATTGTATCTACTTTGACCGCAATTACAGAATCGCCGCCATCGAGAATCAAGCCCACCTTATGCTCTGCGCCAGACTGGTCATAGTATTCGTTGCCATAGGCTAGCAATTTACTCAGCGGAATTAAGGGGATTTCCTGCCGCCGCCATTTCACCAGTTTGGGATGATTCGCATCGGTTGCTGTGTCTGAGTGGGTGGTATTTATGGCCTTAGTAGCCTTAGTGGCAGGTGGTTCAGACGTGGGAGATGGGGGGTGGGTGGCGATCGCTTCCGTAACGCTGCTGCTACTGGATATTTCCGTAATATCCGTAGCCTCTGTTTCCACATATTCCATCTCACTGGCCATAATAATATCCAGCACACTGGTAGCCAGAATCCCCAGCGAATGTGCATTGAGGTTGCAAACCATCATTGGTAAGAGGTTCAGTTCGATCGGTAGGGTGATGGTGAATTCGGTGCCCTGACTGACCTGGGTCGCAATATTAATATTGCCACGCAACTTTTTGACCTGCGATCGCACAATATCCAAACCCATACCCCGACCAGACAGACTACTGACAGTAGCAGCGGTTGAGAAACCCGGTTGGAAGATGAAATTAAGCATCTCTTCGCTGGACAATGGGGCTATGGGTGGGTTGTGATCAGCCATCCCCTTAGCGATCGCCTGTTGATAGATATGGGCTGGCTCGATGCCACTGCCGTCGTCACGCAAGCGAATAATAACTTGCGTACCTTCCACCATTGCTTCTAGGGCAATCGTGGCTGTAGCGGGTTTATCCTGGGCGCGGCGTTGGGATGGCGATTCGATCCCGTGGTCAAACGCATTCACCAGTAAATGATTGAGTGGTGTTTGCAAGCGCTCTAATACGGTCTGGTCTACCAGCACTTCCGCACCGCTAATTTCTAAATTGACATCCTTGCCATGTTTTTGACAGAGGCGAGCCAATTGAGCAGTAAACCGCTGAGCCAGGGTTTTGAATGGCACCAGCCGCGATGCGGTGAATTCCTTATAGAGTGCGTCCAGTTCTTGACGGAGCTGGGTAATTTCTTCGGCTAGTTCCCTGGAACTGATGTCGATGTCCGATCGGGTTTCTTTAATCCTGAGCAATAACTCCTGAAACCCTTGTAGGCTAATGTGGGTACTGGTGTATTGATCCAGTTCCAAGGCATCAAAATCCGATCGTCCAGCCTCGAACGTAGCGATGCCATCCATACCACCGATCGCCGCTAACAGAGACGCGCCACCGCCGTTATTCGCATTTCCCTCCCCATTGGCAGCCAGAGCGGCAGTGTTGGCATTATGATTACTATTCCGGTTCAGCCCCAACGAAGAAGACACCGTGAGCTGGTCATAGAGGGATTGGATATAGTCCTGGACTGGCGCAAGACCCTGTACCAGGTTTTGCAAATTACGACTGGTCTGACTAATTTGCTGTTGCTGGCGCACTAAGCGTTCATGGCGGATGATTAACTCACCAACCATGTTGCTCATTTTCTTCATCCGATCGCTGGGCACCCGCACATAAGAAAGCGATTTAGCGACGATCGACTGAGCTTCGACATTGGTGGCCCCACTCAAATCGAGTGATCCCTGATTGGATGAGAGTGGGATTGTATTTTCTGGGTTCTCCTTCGTTGCGGTGAGTTCCTGGCCTGGGATTTCCGGCTGGCCTAAATCTGCTGTTTCTTCCAACTCATTTTCAGCTTCGACTGGTTCCAGGGCAGCAATCTCAGCGGCGGGAGCTAAATCTAAATCTGAATCTAAGCCTGAATCTAGCTCTGAATCTAAGTCTGATGTTGCCGCCAACTTAGGTTCAGCGCTGGTGGGTGCTGTGGTGGCGGGAACTTCGTTCACATCAGTCACTTCCGTAACATCAGTAAAATCAGCAACTGGCGCTGCCGCTGTGACCGGTTGAGTGGGTTGCAGATATTGCGATCGCTGGTGCCGCAAGGCCGTAATAACCTGTTTGCCGATCGTGCGCAGTTCGGTGAGTGAATGGCGATCGTGGGCTTGTACTGCCTCAATTAAGGGGGGCAGTGGTTCCGTTAGCCATTCTAGCTCGAAGGTTTCGCTTAATAATAAGCATTCCTCTGCCAGAACCGCCAGACTGGTTTTGATCTGGGGGATGCTGACCGGGTCTAGATCAAGTTCTTGAGCAGCATGAGTTAAACAGGCTTCCAGGTCTTTTTCTAACGCTGCCCTGACCATCGCCGGAACTTCAGCGTTGGCCGGTGTGTTGGCTTGAAAGTTGTCTCCCGTTGCTGTTTCTGCCTTAATCATGGCCAGAGTGGAACTTAATAACTCCAGCAAATCAAGGTCTACGGACACATCCTCAAGGGAGTTGTCGGGTAAGGCATTGATCCGATCGACCACTGCCACAATTTCATTGATGCCCTGTTCAAGCAGTTGGCCAATGATCTGACGATCGATCGCTTCGTTGGTGCGCAACAGCTCCAGGATGTCTTCAAATTTATGGGCCAGTTTGCTCAGGCTGGGCAATTGGGCAATGCCAGAGCCCCCCTTGAGCGAGTGAGCCGCGTGCATCAGTGCGGTGTAGTCCGGTTGTCCCTGTTGTAATTTCTCTAGACCCTGTTGCAAGGCTTCCAGGTATTTAGGCAGATCGTCATAGAGAAAACACTGACGCGATTCCAGGTTTATGGCGGCCAGGGTTGCCGCATCAAAACTAATTGCCATAATTTATTCCTTCTCAAGACGGAACTGATCCACGGATACTTGCAGGTTTTCGAGTACGCCCACTAGGTCTTGTAGTGAAGTAGTTACGGATTTGGTTTCTTGTTCAGTGGATTTGGCGATCTCATTAACGTTTTCCAAGACTTTGTTCACCTGCTCCGAAGCTAGCGTTTGCGAAACCGTACTGTCAGAGATCGATTGCAAGTATGCGTCGATATTGCGGCTAATTTCCGCCAGCCCCTTGAGCGTTTCTTTGGTTTCGTTTACCAGTTTGGTACCTGCGACCACCTCGGTTGTACTTGCTTCCATTGTTTGTAACACTTCGGTGGTTTCCTGTTGGATGTTCCCCACCAGTTGGTGAATTTCTCTGGTTGCCTCAGTAACTCGATCAGCCAGGCGGCGTACCTCATCGGCTACAACCCGGAAGCCTTGACCATGTTCACCAGCGCGAGCCGCCTCGATCGAAGCGTTAAACGCCAGCAGGTTCGTTTTTTCGGAAATCCCGGAAATGATCGACACAATCTGGGAAATTTCTTGCGAAGATTCGGCCAACCGTTTGACTTTTTTTGACGTTGCCGCCACTGAAGAGCGTACCCCTTCGATCGTCTGCACCGTTTGGTCAATCTTGGTATCACCCTCTTGTGCGGCTAACACACCCTGATTGGCAATTTTGGCCGCATTCTGGGCTGATTTTGCCACCCGTTGAATTGCTTTGTTACTCTCATCGGCATCAAACAGGGCATTGGCGATTACCTTCGATTGGGTTTGGGCGGAATCAGAGAAGGTATCCACGGTATTTCCGGTGCTTTGAACCAGTTCATTTACCTGAATCGCGGCGTTCTTGACCTGAACCACCAGGGTTTTAAGTTTGCGAATCGTAGCATTAAATGCGTCAGCGATCGAACCTACCTCACCCTCAGTAATCTTGGCTTGCACGGTCAGGTCACCTTTTTGGGCTCCTTCAATTTCCAGCAGCAGGCTGATTACTTCCCGTTGCAGTCTTTCCTTTTGTTCTTTCTGGGCTTTGGCTTCTTGTTCGTTCAACTTCGCCTGTCTTTCCAGGGCTTTTTCTGACTGGACAATACTATCGGCCATATTGTTGAATGCTACGGCCAATTCACCTACTTCATCATCAGCCACGATCTCGGCTCTGGCTTTCCGATTGCCCCCCGCAAATGCTTGGGTAACCGGGGTTAGTTCTTGAATTGGTTTGGCCACCGATTCCCGTAGAATCAGCGCTAGCATAATATCAAGAATCAACACGATGATTGTGGATATACCCAGTGACAACCAGGTATTGCGGGTTAGGTTGGTCACCTTGAATTCAGAAGTACCCCGCACCAGGATCGCCGTAGGTTGATCGTTATACTGCCTCACCGCACCATCTGGAGTTACCAGAATCTGACTGGGCTCAGCTTGAGCTGCCAGAGTGAAATACTGATCCCCGATTTTCAGGCGAGCATTGATCACCTCACCTTCGGCGGCAGCCGCTTCGTTTAGGAACTGTTCGGTTTGAGGAGTAGGATTTAAGCCTATGTTTGGCTGGAGCGCACCTTGATCTGTTTGTAGCAAAGAGGTTGCCAAGACAAACTCGCCGCTGGGCTGACGCATATAGACGGCGGCATAACCACTGTGCTCACTGTCTGCCTGTGCCGCTTCTGCTTCTTGTCCCAGGGCGGAGAGGGTGAGCTGGGCGATCGGCTGTTTGTTGTTGACAATATCACCGGAAATCAGCACCCCCACTACCTTACTGCTACTGCCAGGGGCAAATACAGGGGTGGCGGTATAACGAATCAGCGCATCCTGGATTGCAAATCCCGGCGGCAGGGGTGGCGCTTCGGCCTGTAAATCGGCGGCGGGCACAATCGCACTGGCTTTGATCTGAGCCGGGTTTTCTAAAACCGCACTCACTAGTCCGGCGGGGTCGAAAGATTGTCCGGTGCGATCGGCATTGGCATTGACAATAATGCGGCGATCGGTGCCCACCAATGTGGCATACTCGATTGTCCGGGCAGTGATTTCATTTTCCAGAATCCCCTTCACCTGAGCTTCCTGGGCAGCGCTAATGGAATTACTACTGGCATAGCTATTGGCCGCAGCCACGATCGCCAAGTTATCAGATTGCCCCCGGAAACCAAACCCCATCTGGTTGATTTTAATGTTGTAGTTAATGTCCATAACTGCAACCTCTGAGCTGGCTTGCTCAAACAATTGTTGTTTTAGCGATTGTCCAATCAGAACCGCACCAAAGGCAATGATCCCCAGAGACAAGACCTCAGAAGCGATCAAGGTGGATAATTGTTTGCGCCCCACGGGCAGGTTCAAGAACCAAGACGGGATCAGTGATTTTTGCTTGAGTTTAGGAATGCTGCGGATTTCCGCTTTTTTGGTGGGGCTACTAACGGGTTTGCCGGTGGTGTCTAATTCTGGCTCGGCTAATTCTGGTGGGGCCGAAGGAGCCAGTGCTTCCACCATTGGTTGCAGGTTCTCCAGCGCTTTTTTAGCGATCGCGCCGTAGGTACCATCTGGATCTTGTTCAATTACCTGTTGATAGATGGCGATCGCCGCTTCGAGACCGCCTCGACTTTCTAATTCATAGGCTTCGAGAATACTGGGCATCAAATCTACTGCCGCACCATTATTGGTCGGCATGGCGGGCACGGCTACGCCTGATTCATGACCATTTTTTTGATGGCCGTTCTGGTTTGCGTCGGTTTCTAACCTCGAAAGGGGTCGATCGGGATTGCTTTTCTGATTCATGGTTCTTAATGGAAACGTAGTGAACGATAGAACTAGATTGAAACTATAGTTGGCTCAGCTCAAGGTCATGGGCAAGCGTGGCTAATTGTTGCGTTGGAAGATGGGAGCTGGGGAAGGATGGGCACTGAGATCGACAATTTAAAATATAAAGTATGAGCGATCGGACTTAGAACCTGTGGCACTAACTCTCGAACCGCTTAATCTTTTTGGGTAATCTAAACTTTTTTAATCCCTAGGGCGCTAACCTCGCTATCCACAAATTTTCTTCAAAGCAATGCTGATCGCTGTCAGATATGGATTTATGGATTGTATGCGGTTATTCCCAGTAGACATGGCATCAGAATTTACCCGTCTGTCTGGAAGTTGCAGAGCCTATGGCATGAAGGCGGTTGAGAATATAGCGCTCAATTGTTTCATTGGTTAAATACTGATTGCGATCAATTACGATCAATCGTGAGCAACGCTGCCCCACCCAGAGCATCAGGCGCTATGGGCCAGGGTGGCAGTGAAGTCGGGATTTAACACCGCAAATAATTTTAGAGGATCTAATACTACGTGGGTGTTGCCTTGATGTCGGGTATATCCTGCTAATACTGACTTAGAGCGTTTTGGCAATTTGGTGGGTAAGCTGCGTTGTCGACGGCGATCGAACGAAATTACATCTTCAATGCCCTTGACAATGCAAATAATCTGGCGATTATCCAGATCTGATTGCGTTGATCTGACCACCACCGCCGTTAGGGGATTAATCAAAGAAGTAAATTTCAATCCTAAAAATGCCTCCAGGTGCATGACCCAGAGCAGGTTGCCCTTATGATTATTAACCCCTAATAACCAAGGTTCCATATTGGGGATCGGGGTTACTTCCTGTTGCTGCAGTTGCAAAACATCCCCCACCGCCATGACTGGAATCGCCATACGTAGATTATGTGAAATCTTAACAGCAAAGTATTCCTGACTCATGGCTAATTACTCAATTACTTCTTCTACTTCTTTAATCAGTTGTTGGCGATCGTGGTGCGTGCTTCTAATGTCAATTTTCCTAATTAACATGTTGATAGACCCGATCCAACAGCTCTTTGGGAGCAAATGGCTTGGTCACATATTCATTCCCGCCCTGGCGCAGTGCCCAGAACTTATCAAATTCTTGATCCTTGGAACTGCAAAATAGAATCGGTATCTGGCCTAGCTTCGCGTCTTCGCGGATACTGCGGCACAGGTCTAGTCCACTTTGACCCGGCATAATAATATCCAGCACAATCAGGTTGGGCAGGGAATTGCTTTGCAGCCAATTCCAGGCTGATTCGGCATTGTCATGTACTATCACATCAAACCCTGCTTGGGAGAGTAAGCTAGAGATCAATTTTTGCTCAGCGTGGCTATCTTCAACCACAATTACTGTTTTCATGTTCTTTAAACCTCGATCACTTGATAATTGATTAAGAATACTGAGAATAATTAAAATACTTGGCAGGCCAAGAATTCAGAGCATAGGAAATATGGAGATGGTGGGAATGATTGAGATTAGGTAATCTATTCGCCCTACTCCCTCCCTATTCATCGTTGGGAATTCATCGTTGGGACGATGCGCCCTCTTAAGAACATCTAGAACCTAGATAGATATACAAACTACAAACTACAAACTTGTCAGGTGGGTAAAAGCAATAGCCAGACCAATAAAACCTGGCGATCGCTGCACTAACTGGCCACCGCATTGCTGGTTGGCTTGATCAATTTGTCGATCGTAGCCAAGAGTTGATGGGGTTCCACTGGTTTGGCAAGGAAATCAGAAGCCCCCACCAGTTGCGCCCGCATCCGATTAACCAGTCCACTGCGTCCGGTCAGCATCACGATCGGTACGTTGCGCAGATGTCGGGTTTGTTTGAGCATCTTGCTGAGTTCATAACCATTGATATCAGGCATGTTGATATCCATTAAAATCAGATCTGGTTTCTGACGTACCAAAGCAGTGAGCGAGCTGGCTGGGTCGGTAATGCTAATCACCTGATGGCCAGACATTTCCAACACCATCCTGACCTGCCTTTGCACCGAAGCACTGTCATCAATACAGGCGATCGTGGAGGCGGAAGTTGACTCATCCTTGCCGATCGTTGGTAGCAACGGCTGGGCAGTGTGATCGCGGCTGTAGGGCAGCACACTGACCATTTGCCCTTCAAGCAACGGCTGCAACCAATTAGCCATCGTGAGCGTATCCACATCCGCCGCCCTAGCCACCTCATACAAACAGGCTTGCTTAGATAACAAATCAAACCATTGCGGGGTAGGAGCATCACTGCGCATGATTTCAACCGCAGGCGTTCTAGGCATTTCCACCTGTAATCGGCATTTGAGTCTGGCTTTGTCGAGCTCAAAATCAAATCGCACCAGAGGCGAGGAAATATAGCTGTGTAGATGTTGCCACTGCCGGATTTTGGGTAATGCTGGCTTGAGCAAGTTGGCGATCGGCACTGAGACCAGTAATGGCTCTAAGTATGGATGTTTGACAAATTCAACGCGAGCCCTATTCAACGAAATTGCCTGGATTAAAGCCTCGGTACTAATTTTGACAATTAGCTGCCGGAAATCCGCCAGAGGCAGATCCGTTTGTTGATGCCATTCCGTTAATGCCGAATATTCATAGTCTTTGTTAGTTGCTACCAGGGTGGTGGTGCTCAGATCACGATTGCTCAAGGCTTCCGCGATCGTGCTTTCCAGATTGTCTAACTTGCTCTGCAGCTTCAGTCTGTCGCCAGCATTGACTTCATACTGTCGCCACAGGCAAGATATCCGTTCTACATTACTGGCGATCGTTGTGGCATAGTGCAATCGCTTCCCCCCCACATAAATTTTCCAGCCAACTGAGTTATCGTTGGGATGATATATATTCAGATGTCCGGACAAATCATTGGCAGCTACTTTTTGTAGAGCCCGAAATGGGCTGATCAGTAGGTTGGTCATTTCCTTAAATCAGTAATACTGTGATTGATAAGGAGCAAAATTAATCTTGAATTTGCCAAGCTAGGCACACCATATCTATCAGGTTAAGACCTATCAGGGTTAAGCAACTTAACAAGATGCTGAGCATCATAAAACTTGGATGTAGAAAACTGGATTGGCGATCGTCAATTTTCAATTTCCATGCTCTTAAATAGATTAAGAACCGTGAAGGCCAATGCCTCGAAGCGCCTACCTTAATCCAACAATTTAGTACATGACTAACTGAGTAATCATATGCCGAAAAATCAAGGAAATTTCACGAAACAAATAAACAATAAATATCCCCTTTAATGGCAAGTCAAGGAAGTTACTCTACCTTCATTTACCAAGAATTTGACATGTCGATTCCGCCAAATTACAGGAATCAACGGCACATTAACGTTAAGCCTATTAGTATTTAAATACTATAAACATAGTATAAGTAGTTGCGCCAGCATCTCGTACTTACTTAGATTATTAATTTTTGCTGTTAACTTATGTTAAGATAAGTTAAGATTATGTTATCAAGAATCAATAAACTTATTTTTCTTGAAAGTAAATGCGGAATTAATCATTATTAGTAGCCGAGCTACTCCCCTGAGTTCAGCCTTTAATCAATTCTAAAAGATATTGTGTTCAAGCTATCATGTGTGCTCAAATCCTGTCTGTGTGTTTTTGTGGGTTTCTGTGAGCTATAGATTTAACTCTGGCAACCAAACTGGCCCACCTGATTGCAATACATACTTGCCTTTAATCAGCTTATAGACTTCAAAGGGTTCATGCTGGTCATGGCGATAAAATTCAGGGTTATAGATCACATAGTAAAGCGCACCTAGCTTTCATATATTTTTGGATCTTTTGGTCATACTCACCACCATAAGTATGAGACACATGTTCAACCACCATAATTGGTGCAATGAAATCCTCTTCCCACATCACATAGCTTTTACGACCAAAATCACCCTTGCGCTTGGGTATGCCGACAATGAGAAACCCATCTGGCACGATCGGCACTCTAGGGTTATCCAGGTCATAATAAATGCCCAGATCGCACGCCAAAATCCAATCCTGGCGATCTGACCAAATGATTGACAATATGGCACAAAGCAAAGTCAGGGATTAAATCCTGGAGTTCATTATCCACAGGTGTATCGTCAGCGTCGGGTAATTCATCTGAACTGGGCAGACGCAGCAGCGCATTGTACTCTACCATGACGATCCTCCTGACTGACTGG
The sequence above is a segment of the Pseudanabaena sp. PCC 7367 genome. Coding sequences within it:
- a CDS encoding response regulator, producing MAISFDAATLAAINLESRQCFLYDDLPKYLEALQQGLEKLQQGQPDYTALMHAAHSLKGGSGIAQLPSLSKLAHKFEDILELLRTNEAIDRQIIGQLLEQGINEIVAVVDRINALPDNSLEDVSVDLDLLELLSSTLAMIKAETATGDNFQANTPANAEVPAMVRAALEKDLEACLTHAAQELDLDPVSIPQIKTSLAVLAEECLLLSETFELEWLTEPLPPLIEAVQAHDRHSLTELRTIGKQVITALRHQRSQYLQPTQPVTAAAPVADFTDVTEVTDVNEVPATTAPTSAEPKLAATSDLDSELDSGLDSDLDLAPAAEIAALEPVEAENELEETADLGQPEIPGQELTATKENPENTIPLSSNQGSLDLSGATNVEAQSIVAKSLSYVRVPSDRMKKMSNMVGELIIRHERLVRQQQQISQTSRNLQNLVQGLAPVQDYIQSLYDQLTVSSSLGLNRNSNHNANTAALAANGEGNANNGGGASLLAAIGGMDGIATFEAGRSDFDALELDQYTSTHISLQGFQELLLRIKETRSDIDISSRELAEEITQLRQELDALYKEFTASRLVPFKTLAQRFTAQLARLCQKHGKDVNLEISGAEVLVDQTVLERLQTPLNHLLVNAFDHGIESPSQRRAQDKPATATIALEAMVEGTQVIIRLRDDGSGIEPAHIYQQAIAKGMADHNPPIAPLSSEEMLNFIFQPGFSTAATVSSLSGRGMGLDIVRSQVKKLRGNINIATQVSQGTEFTITLPIELNLLPMMVCNLNAHSLGILATSVLDIIMASEMEYVETEATDITEISSSSSVTEAIATHPPSPTSEPPATKATKAINTTHSDTATDANHPKLVKWRRQEIPLIPLSKLLAYGNEYYDQSGAEHKVGLILDGGDSVIAVKVDTILEQRELIIKPFDNTLPMPSYLSGCAILGTGRAVPVIVPSEIVKLDRAYAIGKKTPPSLRSIAKNQPPSIVIAEDSVATRRLLERILKQSGYDVISCRDGKEALDIVSGSSNNLKLLISDIEMPRLNGFGLLQAVRDDQRWHNLPVVFLTSRSGQRHRDEAAKLGVNAYINKPFTAVEILKCVNSFVG
- a CDS encoding methyl-accepting chemotaxis protein, coding for MNQKSNPDRPLSRLETDANQNGHQKNGHESGVAVPAMPTNNGAAVDLMPSILEAYELESRGGLEAAIAIYQQVIEQDPDGTYGAIAKKALENLQPMVEALAPSAPPELAEPELDTTGKPVSSPTKKAEIRSIPKLKQKSLIPSWFLNLPVGRKQLSTLIASEVLSLGIIAFGAVLIGQSLKQQLFEQASSEVAVMDINYNIKINQMGFGFRGQSDNLAIVAAANSYASSNSISAAQEAQVKGILENEITARTIEYATLVGTDRRIIVNANADRTGQSFDPAGLVSAVLENPAQIKASAIVPAADLQAEAPPLPPGFAIQDALIRYTATPVFAPGSSSKVVGVLISGDIVNNKQPIAQLTLSALGQEAEAAQADSEHSGYAAVYMRQPSGEFVLATSLLQTDQGALQPNIGLNPTPQTEQFLNEAAAAEGEVINARLKIGDQYFTLAAQAEPSQILVTPDGAVRQYNDQPTAILVRGTSEFKVTNLTRNTWLSLGISTIIVLILDIMLALILRESVAKPIQELTPVTQAFAGGNRKARAEIVADDEVGELAVAFNNMADSIVQSEKALERQAKLNEQEAKAQKEQKERLQREVISLLLEIEGAQKGDLTVQAKITEGEVGSIADAFNATIRKLKTLVVQVKNAAIQVNELVQSTGNTVDTFSDSAQTQSKVIANALFDADESNKAIQRVAKSAQNAAKIANQGVLAAQEGDTKIDQTVQTIEGVRSSVAATSKKVKRLAESSQEISQIVSIISGISEKTNLLAFNASIEAARAGEHGQGFRVVADEVRRLADRVTEATREIHQLVGNIQQETTEVLQTMEASTTEVVAGTKLVNETKETLKGLAEISRNIDAYLQSISDSTVSQTLASEQVNKVLENVNEIAKSTEQETKSVTTSLQDLVGVLENLQVSVDQFRLEKE
- a CDS encoding chemotaxis protein CheW; its protein translation is MAIPVMAVGDVLQLQQQEVTPIPNMEPWLLGVNNHKGNLLWVMHLEAFLGLKFTSLINPLTAVVVRSTQSDLDNRQIICIVKGIEDVISFDRRRQRSLPTKLPKRSKSVLAGYTRHQGNTHVVLDPLKLFAVLNPDFTATLAHSA
- a CDS encoding response regulator transcription factor, whose protein sequence is MKTVIVVEDSHAEQKLISSLLSQAGFDVIVHDNAESAWNWLQSNSLPNLIVLDIIMPGQSGLDLCRSIREDAKLGQIPILFCSSKDQEFDKFWALRQGGNEYVTKPFAPKELLDRVYQHVN
- a CDS encoding response regulator, producing the protein MTNLLISPFRALQKVAANDLSGHLNIYHPNDNSVGWKIYVGGKRLHYATTIASNVERISCLWRQYEVNAGDRLKLQSKLDNLESTIAEALSNRDLSTTTLVATNKDYEYSALTEWHQQTDLPLADFRQLIVKISTEALIQAISLNRARVEFVKHPYLEPLLVSVPIANLLKPALPKIRQWQHLHSYISSPLVRFDFELDKARLKCRLQVEMPRTPAVEIMRSDAPTPQWFDLLSKQACLYEVARAADVDTLTMANWLQPLLEGQMVSVLPYSRDHTAQPLLPTIGKDESTSASTIACIDDSASVQRQVRMVLEMSGHQVISITDPASSLTALVRQKPDLILMDINMPDINGYELSKMLKQTRHLRNVPIVMLTGRSGLVNRMRAQLVGASDFLAKPVEPHQLLATIDKLIKPTSNAVAS
- a CDS encoding Uma2 family endonuclease, coding for MACDLGIYYDLDNPRVPIVPDGFLIVGIPKRKGDFGRKSYVMWEEDFIAPIMVVEHVSHTYGGEYDQKIQKYMKARCALLCDL